The Medicago truncatula cultivar Jemalong A17 chromosome 4, MtrunA17r5.0-ANR, whole genome shotgun sequence genome includes a region encoding these proteins:
- the LOC25491771 gene encoding chloroplast envelope quinone oxidoreductase homolog — MAIKLMHAVQYDSYDGGPSGLKHVEVHIPTPKANEVLIKVEASSINPVDWKIQDGLLRYLLPRKFPFTPCTDVAGEVVDFGSQVKDFKVGDKVIAKLNNQDGGGLAEFAVASESLTTLRPSEVSAAEGAGLPVAGLAAHDAITKMAGIKLDRTGEPKNILVTAASGGVGVYAVQLAKLGNNHVTATCGARNIELIKSLGADEVLDYKTPEGASLKSPSGRKYDAVIHCTAGIPWSTFEPNLTENGIVVDLTPGPSSLMKYALKKLTFSKKLWVPFIVTIKREGLEHLAELVKDGKLKTIIDSKFPLGKAEYAWSKIIDGHATGKIIVEPSRVLF, encoded by the exons ATGGCTATCAAACTCATGCATGCAGTTCAGTACGATTCCTATGATGGAGGTCCTTCTGGACTTAAG CATGTTGAAGTTCATATTCCAACTCCAAAGGCCAATGAAGTTTTAATCAAAGTGGAAGCAAGTAGCATTAATCCAGTTGATTGGAAGATTCAAGATGGTCTTCTTCGCTATTTATTGCCTCGAAAATTTCCCTTCACTCCTT GCACCGATGTAGCAGGAGAGGTAGTAGATTTTGGATCACAAGTTAAAGATTTCAAAGTTGGAGACAAAGTTATTGCTAAACTCAACAATCAA GATGGGGGTGGACTAGCTGAGTTTGCGGTGGCTAGCGAGAGCTTAACAACTTTGAGACCATCTGAAGTCTCAGCTGCTGAAGGTGCCGGTTTACCTGTAGCCGGTCTCGCGGCTCATGATGCCATCACAAAAATGGCAGGAATTAAACTTGATCGTACTGGTGAACCCAAAAACATTCTGGTAACCGCTGCTTCAGGTGGCGTAGGTGTATATGCAGTTCAACTTGCCAAACTAGGAAACAACCATGTCACAGCCACTTGTGGTGCTAGAAATATTGAGCTTATCAAGAGCTTAGGCGCCGATGAGGTTCTCGACTACAAGACTCCAGAGGGAGCATCACTGAAGAGTCCATCTGGTAGGAAATATGATGCAGTAATACATTGTACTGCTGGAATACCATGGTCAACTTTTGAACCAAATTTGACAGAAAATGGAATTGTTGTAGATTTAACACCTGGACCAAGTTCATTGATGAAATATGCGTTGAAGAAACTTACCTTTTCAAAGAAGTTGTGGGTACCTTTTATTGTAACTATCAAACGTGAGGGCTTAGAACATCTAGCTGAATTAGTGAAAGATGGAAAACTTAAGACAATAATTGACTCCAAGTTTCCTTTGGGCAAAGCTGAATATGCTTGGTCTAAGATCATTGATGGCCATGctactggaaaaatcattgtgGAGCCAAGTagggttttgttttga
- the LOC25491773 gene encoding isoflavone 4'-O-methyltransferase isoform X2: MDSSSNGSEESQLYHAQIHLYKHIYSFINSMALKSAVELGIADAIHNHGKPMTLTELASSLKLHPSKVSVLYRLLRLLTHNGFFAKTTLMNGKEGEEETTYSLTPPSMLLISGKSTCLSPFVSGVLHPCRLNVWHSSKKWLTEDKELSLFESARGETFWDYLNKDTESDELSMFQEAMAADSQIFNLALKECNHVFEGLESIVDVGGGRGGFTKLIHEAFPDLKCTVFDQPQVVANLSGDENLKFVGGDMFESIPSADAVLLKWILHDWNDELSLKILENCKKAISGKGKKGKVIIIDISIDETSDNHETNELKLDFDFMMMTLLNGKEREKKEWEKLIFDAGFSSYKITPICGFKSIIEVYP; this comes from the exons ATGGATTCCAGTAGCAATGGCAGTGAAGAAAGTCAGCTATATCATGCTCAAATCCATCTGTACAAACATATATACAGCTTTATAAATTCCATGGCACTCAAATCTGCTGTGGAACTAGGCATAGCTGATGCAATCCACAACCATGGAAAACCAATGACTCTTACTGAATTAGCTTCATCTTTGAAACTCCATCCTTCGAAAGTTAGTGTCCTGTATCGTCTCTTGCGCCTGCTAACACACAATGGTTTCTTTGCAAAAACAACACTGATGAATGgcaaagaaggagaagaagaaacaacATATTCTCTCACTCCTCCTTCAATGCTTCTCATAAGTGGCAAATCAACATGTTTGTCACCATTTGTTAGCGGAGTGCTTCATCCATGTCGTCTGAACGTGTGGCACTCCTCTAAGAAATGGCTCACTGAGGACAAGGAACTCAGCCTATTTGAGAGCGCAAGAGGAGAGACATTTTGGGACTATCTTAACAAAGATACTGAATCTGATGAACTGAGTATGTTTCAAGAGGCTATGGCTGCTGATTCTCAAATCTTCAACCTTGCTCTAAAAGAGTGCAATCATGTGTTTGAAGGTTTGGAGTCTATAGTTGATGTTGGAGGTGGAAGAGGAGGTTTCACAAAACTCATCCATGAAGCTTTTCCTGACCTCAAATGCACAGTATTTGATCAACCACAGGTTGTGGCCAATTTATCTGgagatgaaaatttgaaatttgttgGTGGAGATATGTTCGAATCTATCCCTTCTGCAGATGCTGTTTTACTCAAG tggATTTTGCATGATTGGAATGACGAATTGTCCTTAAAGATATTAGAGAATTGCAAAAAAGCTATTTCaggaaaagggaaaaaaggAAAGGTGATAATCATTGACATATCAATTGATGAAACAAGTGACAATCATGAAACAA ATGAGTTGAAATTGGACTTTGATTTCATGATGATGACTTTGTTAAatggaaaagaaagagagaagaaagaatggGAGAAACTCATATTCGACGCAGGCTTCAGCAGCTATAAGATTACACCTATATGCGGCTTCAAATCTATCATCGAAGTTTATCCTTAA
- the LOC25491773 gene encoding isoflavone 4'-O-methyltransferase isoform X1 — protein MDSSSNGSEESQLYHAQIHLYKHIYSFINSMALKSAVELGIADAIHNHGKPMTLTELASSLKLHPSKVSVLYRLLRLLTHNGFFAKTTLMNGKEGEEETTYSLTPPSMLLISGKSTCLSPFVSGVLHPCRLNVWHSSKKWLTEDKELSLFESARGETFWDYLNKDTESDELSMFQEAMAADSQIFNLALKECNHVFEGLESIVDVGGGRGGFTKLIHEAFPDLKCTVFDQPQVVANLSGDENLKFVGGDMFESIPSADAVLLKWILHDWNDELSLKILENCKKAISGKGKKGKVIIIDISIDETSDNHETNELKLDFDFMMMTLLNGKEREKKEWEKLILDAGFSSYKITPICGFKSIIEVYP, from the exons ATGGATTCCAGTAGCAATGGCAGTGAAGAAAGTCAGCTATATCATGCTCAAATCCATCTGTACAAACATATATACAGCTTTATAAATTCCATGGCACTCAAATCTGCTGTGGAACTAGGCATAGCTGATGCAATCCACAACCATGGAAAACCAATGACTCTTACTGAATTAGCTTCATCTTTGAAACTCCATCCTTCGAAAGTTAGTGTCCTGTATCGTCTCTTGCGCCTGCTAACACACAATGGTTTCTTTGCAAAAACAACACTGATGAATGgcaaagaaggagaagaagaaacaacATATTCTCTCACTCCTCCTTCAATGCTTCTCATAAGTGGCAAATCAACATGTTTGTCACCATTTGTTAGCGGAGTGCTTCATCCATGTCGTCTGAACGTGTGGCACTCCTCTAAGAAATGGCTCACTGAGGACAAGGAACTCAGCCTATTTGAGAGCGCAAGAGGAGAGACATTTTGGGACTATCTTAACAAAGATACTGAATCTGATGAACTGAGTATGTTTCAAGAGGCTATGGCTGCTGATTCTCAAATCTTCAACCTTGCTCTAAAAGAGTGCAATCATGTGTTTGAAGGTTTGGAGTCTATAGTTGATGTTGGAGGTGGAAGAGGAGGTTTCACAAAACTCATCCATGAAGCTTTTCCTGACCTCAAATGCACAGTATTTGATCAACCACAGGTTGTGGCCAATTTATCTGgagatgaaaatttgaaatttgttgGTGGAGATATGTTCGAATCTATCCCTTCTGCAGATGCTGTTTTACTCAAG tggATTTTGCATGATTGGAATGACGAATTGTCCTTAAAGATATTAGAGAATTGCAAAAAAGCTATTTCaggaaaagggaaaaaaggAAAGGTGATAATCATTGACATATCAATTGATGAAACAAGTGACAATCATGAAACAAATGAGTTGAAATTGGACTTTGATTTCATGATGATGACTTTGTTAAatggaaaagaaagagagaagaaagaatggGAGAAACTTATACTCGACGCAGGCTTCAGCAGCTATAAGATTACACCTATATGCGGCTTCAAATCTATCATCGAAGTTTATCCTTAA